The genomic region AAAAGTGAGAATCATGAGGGTGAGTATATAGATTTTGGCAATACATTCTGTGAAGATCATATCATCATCACATAGCAATAGCTCAAGCACTGTACAATGCAAAAAAAGGGTAGGATGCCTACAGCTACATATTATCCTAAGCTTGTGGAAACAAAGCAAATACGGGACATGTACATGCAATACGCAAGAAACGGCTACATAGGTTACACGACGAGTTCATGATTCTCCAAACTGCCTCTCTTCGACGATCTGCCCAAGTTTTGTGTACAGAGCTTGTTGCTCCTCAAATGTAAGGTTCATCAGTATCTATAACGCAAGAATAATACggataaatacataatttttgttcaatCGTGAAGTAGATGGCTCCACAGGTGATTACAGAATTATGTTTACCTGGTCCATAATCATCTCAATGGATAAGCTCTGAGGTACAACAAACGACTGGTGATAAATGTATGCAAAAACGGCCATCACCATCTGCACATAGGTGACCGTTAACTATGATAGACCAGACATTGGCATAACACTCAATTTTGAAACCGATAACAAAACTAAAATGCAGTTGATGAGCAACTGCTTTTGCAACTTTAAGATGTTGGAAGGATCATCTGCTTTTAAAGCAGGCTCAATATAATACCTTGCTTAAGCCAGAGAGATAGGGATGGCGATCGAATTTAAACTAGAAGGTACTTTCCCATTTGATCTAGATAATTCAACTatgcatttcattttttaatcctgcacttaatttcaaaatcacCTGGCAATCCATTCTGTCAGTCATCCCACCATGTCCTGGAATGCTATCACCAAAATCCTGcccaaagaaaagaacagtAGAACATGACCTTTCAATTGACATTGTTAGCATTGCATCCTCAGATCAACAAATGAAGAACACACTGAATCTAGATCAAAAGCTTAGAAATTAATAACATCAGAAACCTTGATCTTGAAAGCTCTTTTAAAGCCACTGGCAAAAAAGCCTCCAAAAGGTGCTATGATTGATGCAAAGAGACCAAGGCACAATGCATGCCACTGTACAGGCAGAACAGAAATCTCTCGCCACGGAAACTGCAAAAGGGTAAAGTACATTGCTGCTCATGAGCAGTCATCTGAAAATCAACAGGTAAAATGCaaaatagttgaaaatagCTAAAATTCAAGAGAATGACAGTGAGAGCCTTCAACTgcaaaaaaattggtaaaagCCATTTAGAGACAATCTAGCTTTTACCGCTGACAAAGATATATCTCCTGACAGAGCTTCATGTTTCGCCTACTTAAGGTTCTTAAGCTTTATTCCCCAACAAACTTTTTCCATCAAAAACTGGCGATTTATGTGAAATGGACAATCTTCCCGTTCATTCTTTAAGCAAGCAGGCACATAATTTTTGCTTGTATAAAGTAAGAAAGTAATTTGTTACAGTTGCAAATTGGagaataaaactaaacttTCAGAAGCCCTTTTACCTAAAGTGTTGATTAgataaaaaggtaaaaaaactAGCTTCCCTGAGATTTGACACAATTTCAAATACttgttatttgagaaattgcCAATATCCAGTAATTTTAACTGTCATCCAATAACGAGTTTAACCTGCTAGCTTTCGTTAGAtttccatccattttttgtagtgaactaACCAAAACGCCCTTTGTGAACtatgaattgtaattttacttgttttgtaaaaaaattttaaatttttttatggactaaggggaatttttttttcaatttttacaaatttttccatccatctcgtcctatttttttatacaattcttcaatttttttcaataaagaaaaaatacaataagggtAAAGTTGACACTTCTTGACTTCCACCCAAGgcttatataatttcatcaaacattaggCGACTATTGGCAATTCTccaattatgtcaaatttgagAGAGCTCGTTGTAACTTACCCTAAATAGAATGGATGAAAGAACATTTACTTTTAACTTATGTGTATacaatagataaaaataaacaagattCATGATCATGACTCAACAGACATTTCCAAGCATATAACAGATACTTCCAAGCTACATAGTCAACTTTTTATCACCAATGAGACATGAGAAATAAGATTGTTGATATGTGAATTAGATAGATAAACCACTTACCCATTCAGGAAACCACTCTGGAACAGTAAAAGTTTCTGGTTTGAACAGGGGACCCGGATCGCACTGAAGCCAGCCAGTTGATAAATCCTACATATACAACATCACAGGGCAGTTTAAGCTTCTTGAGACTTGAATATAGACAAATAAACTACCAAATAAGGAAGAGTGGATATAAGCCAGCGTTACCTTCCTTGGGCATGTCAACCACTGAAACCGACCTAATATATTTGCAAGCTGAAACACAAGCAACATAAATCCATCAGAAAAGCATAATGAAGTATAGACATACCAGAATGGCAGAATCACCAATCAATCATCCGCTGCAATCTaatccattattttttaagtaagcTGACATTGATTTAGAGGCGACATAACCATAAAAGTCTAAAACTAGCATAACTACAATTTGGTTATTCCCAAGCCAAATATTCCAAGAAACACTAAATAACAATCAAGGATCAATATAGACCTTCATagtcaaaatacaaaaagccCAGAAATGAGGAAAGATTGTTCATTATCTTAGTCTATTTCCAAAATAAATGGATAAACTGCTTACCAGAAAGGCTGAGATCATGGTGGCAACAGAAGCTCCAATGAAGCCTTCCCATGTTTTCTTGGGTGATAGCTTGATCAAAGGAGTTTTCCCGaagaaaaacccaaaaatGTAAGCAGCAATATCATTGATGACAATAAGTGATGCCGGAAGAAGGAACCTGCATTGTCGTCGATCTGTGTTTTAAGTTCTTTAAGCgaattcaatttgaaaatatgtaaCATTCGCAGTCAGGACCACTAACTTATGGATTACAATGTTCTGGCTTGCCACCAAATATAATAAGAGCAAGGAAGTttccaaaaaatgaaatatcaaGTAAGAAAGATCCTAGCCAGAAACTTTATAAGAGAAATGCGACAGGAccaatttcatattttcttcaattaagCTCAACTAACCCTACAGGCAATCTTCTCTTTCCTAGTTAcattaagttttttaattacccaagaaatgaaattaaagCTTGCATTACTTTATCCATAACCTATGTAGGCTGATACACAAAGGTCCAAAATACTAACAGTACATATGACAAACGAGGCA from Sesamum indicum cultivar Zhongzhi No. 13 linkage group LG3, S_indicum_v1.0, whole genome shotgun sequence harbors:
- the LOC105158427 gene encoding phosphatidate cytidylyltransferase 1, whose product is MHKDTGSSGPSTPSGSSARLRRRRGSNEVPPEADKANGSHLLVNDHNKYKSMLVRAHSSFWMIGGFAFIIYMGHLYIWAMVVVIQIFMAKELFSLLRRAHEDRRLPGFRLLNWHFFFTAMLFVYGRILSQRLVNTVTTDKVLYKIVSRVIKYHMVTCYFLYIAGFMWFILTLKKKMYKYQFGQYAWTHMILIVVFTQSSFTVANIFEGIFWFLLPASLIVINDIAAYIFGFFFGKTPLIKLSPKKTWEGFIGASVATMISAFLLANILGRFQWLTCPRKDLSTGWLQCDPGPLFKPETFTVPEWFPEWFPWREISVLPVQWHALCLGLFASIIAPFGGFFASGFKRAFKIKDFGDSIPGHGGMTDRMDCQMVMAVFAYIYHQSFVVPQSLSIEMIMDQILMNLTFEEQQALYTKLGQIVEERQFGES